One Solanum lycopersicum chromosome 4, SLM_r2.1 DNA window includes the following coding sequences:
- the LOC101246629 gene encoding purple acid phosphatase 2-like — MVIEGVYSVFVCLLVGLVLSTKIELCYGGISSDYVRNYNSNGDMLLNSDVFQVPTGYNAPQQVYITQGDHEGNGVIVSWTTIDEPGSNAVLYRAENSNVKSFAEGFVVSYKYHNYTSGYIHHCTIKDLEFDTKYYYEVGLGNTTREFWFVTPPKSGPDVPYTFGLIGDLGQTYDSNSTLTHYELSPLKGQTLLFVGDLSYADNYPFHNNIRWDTWGRFIERSAAYQPWIWTAGNHELDFVPEIGESKPFVPYKHRFSTPYRESQSTSPLWYSIKRASAYIIVMSSYSAFGKYTPQWKWLTNELPKVNRSETPWLIVLMHCPMYNSYVHHYMEGETMRVIYEPWFVKYKVDVVFAGHVHAYERSERVSNVAYNIINRKCSPVKDESAPVYITIGDGGNQEGLATEMTQPQPRYSAYREASFGHGILDIKNRTHAYFVWHRNHDGFATEADSLWLLNRYWKLEQSSEAYFMK, encoded by the exons atgGTTATTGAAGGGGTTTATTCTGTATTTGTGTGTTTACTTGTAGGCTTAGTTTTGAGTACCAAAATTGAGTTGTGTTATGGTGGAATTAGCAGCGATTATGTAAGAAATTATAATTCTAATGGGGATATGTTGTTGAACAGTGATGTATTTCAAGTGCCAACTGGTTACAATGCTCCCCAGCAG GTTTACATAACACAAGGCGATCATGAAGGAAACGGTGTGATTGTTTCTTGGACTACAATTGATGAACCTGGCTCAAATGCAGTCCTATATCGGGCTGAAAATAGTAATGTTAAGAGCTTTGCCGAGGGCTTTGTTGTTAGCTACAAGTATCACAATTACACGTCTGGATATATTCATCACTGTACCATCAAGGATCTAGAG TTTGATACAAAGTACTACTATGAAGTGGGGTTAGGAAATACAACTAGAGAGTTTTGGTTTGTAACTCCTCCGAAATCTGGACCTGATGTTCCTTATACATTTGGTCTAATTG GGGATCTTGGCCAGACATATGACTCAAATAGCACACTGACTCATTACGAGTTGAGCCCTCTAAAAGGCCAGACATTACTCTTCGTTGGAGACCTCTCTTATGCTGATAATTATCCGTTTCATAACAATATACGATGGGATACATGGGGGAGATTTATCGAGAGAAGTGCAGCATATCAACCTTGGATTTGGACTGCCGGAAATCATGAACTTGATTTTGTTCCTGAAATT ggTGAATCTAAGCCTTTCGTACCTTACAAGCATCGATTTTCTACGCCTTACAGAGAATCACAAAGTACTTCTCCGCTTTGGTACTCTATAAAAAGAGCTTCAGCCTATATTATCGTCATGTCTTCTTACTCAGCTTTTG GTAAATATACTCCTCAATGGAAATGGTTAACGAACGAGTTACCTAAAGTTAACAGGAGTGAGACACCATGGCTCATTGTACTCATGCATTGTCCAATGTACAATAGTTATGTACATCACTATATGGAAGGGGAAACAATGCGAGTTATATATGAACCATGGTTCGTTAAGTATAAGGTGGACGTTGTCTTTGCTGGTCATGTTCATGCCTATGAACGATCA GAACGTGTATCAAACGTTGCTTACAATATCATAAATCGAAAGTGCAGTCCAGTTAAGGATGAGTCTGCCCCGGTATATATTACTATTGGAGATGGAGGAAATCAAGAGGGATTAGCTACAGA GATGACACAACCACAACCAAGGTATTCTGCCTATCGAGAAGCAAGCTTTGGGCACGGGATACTGGATATCAAGAACAGAACTCATGCTTATTTTGTCTGGCATCGTAACCATGATGGATTCGCTACTGAAGCAGACTCTTTATGGCTTCTTAACAGATACTGGAAACTGGAACAATCCTCTGAAGCTTATTTCATGAAATGA